GCCCCGCCGTCAGCCACGACCGGGTTCCTCGGCGGCGCGCAGGCGCTCGACCCGGTCGAGGGCCTGGCGGTAGGTGTCGACCTCCGGGCGCATGACCACGGCCAGGCGGAGGTGGCCGACGGCCCGGGCCCGCTCGCCGCCCCTGGCCAGGCAGAGGCCGAGGCCGAAGTGGGCGTAGTCGTTGCTCGGGTCGATCTCCAGGGCCTCGGAGAACTCGGCCTCGGCGGCCGAGGTCCGGCCGGCGCCGTAGTAGGCGCGGCCCAGCGCCTCCCGGACCGAGCCGTGCCCCGGGGCGGCGTCGCGGGCCTGTTCGAGCGCGATCACCGCCTGGTGGGCGTGGCCGGCGGCCAGCAGCTCGCTGCCCCGCCGGAACAGCTCGTAGGTGTCGACGTCGATGGTCATCCTCCGGATCACGGGCGGTGAGCAGCCTGGCTGGCGACCGGCGGCCCGCGCTTGCTACAAACACGGCCATGACCGACAACCCGAGTGCGGCGGCACCATGGTAGCCGTCGCCCCCTTCCGCGGCCTGCGCTTCGATCCCGCCGTCGTCGGCGCCCACGCCCAGGTCACCGCTCCCCCCTACGACGTCATCTCGCCCGAGGCCCGCGACGCCTACGAGGCCATGAGCCCCTACAACGTGGTCCGGCTGATCCTGGCCCGGCCGGCCCAGGAGGACGCCGCCCCGGCCGTGCGCGACGGCAGCAGCGACTACCGGCACGTGGCCGGGCTGCTCGACCGGTGGCGGTCCGAGGGCGTGCTCCGGCGCGACACGTCGCCATGTCTCTATGTCTATGAGGAGATCTATCAACTGAGGGGCGTCGAGCGGGTCCAGCGGGGGGTGCTGGCCAGCGTCGCCCTGGACGACACCGGCGCCTGGGTCGTGCCCCACGAGCGGACCATGGCCGCGCCCGTGGCCGACCGGCTGCGGCTGCTGGAGGCGACCGGGGCGAACCTCTCCCCCGTGTTCGGCGTGTACGCCGGCGCAGGCGGCCCGGCGGCCGAGCTCGACGACCTGACCGCCACCGAGCCGGCCCTCGACTGCGTCGACGAGACCGGAGTCCGGCACCGGCTGTGGGCGGTCGCCGACCCCGGCCGGATCGCCGCCTGGCGGGAGCGCATGGCCGCCCAGCG
This genomic stretch from Actinomycetota bacterium harbors:
- a CDS encoding tetratricopeptide repeat protein; this encodes MTIDVDTYELFRRGSELLAAGHAHQAVIALEQARDAAPGHGSVREALGRAYYGAGRTSAAEAEFSEALEIDPSNDYAHFGLGLCLARGGERARAVGHLRLAVVMRPEVDTYRQALDRVERLRAAEEPGRG